The proteins below come from a single Minwuia thermotolerans genomic window:
- a CDS encoding PAS domain-containing protein — protein MFEDALATAVAGGDQLGLNRLFADEGLEPPLITWSPATNELPAAPLRFLNDYWRGLPKTGGLPQARAVDPLAMKPALGYIMLLDVLDGGADFRYRVYGSRIAQHSGFDMTGKKTSEIGSSNYVSVFFLCMYRAAMIRREAVYTRHNPAAHVSVRTWDRLLLPLAGDEGLVQRILAGNVAGDWRPVFAAG, from the coding sequence ATGTTCGAGGATGCTCTCGCGACAGCGGTCGCCGGAGGCGACCAGCTTGGCCTGAACCGGCTGTTCGCAGACGAAGGACTGGAGCCGCCGTTGATCACATGGTCGCCGGCGACCAATGAACTCCCGGCCGCGCCGCTCAGGTTTCTCAACGACTACTGGCGGGGACTGCCGAAGACCGGCGGTCTGCCGCAGGCGCGCGCGGTCGATCCGCTGGCGATGAAGCCGGCGCTCGGCTACATCATGCTGCTCGACGTGCTGGATGGCGGCGCGGATTTCCGCTACCGCGTCTATGGCAGCAGGATCGCCCAGCATTCCGGATTCGACATGACCGGCAAGAAGACGTCCGAGATCGGCTCGAGCAACTACGTCTCGGTCTTTTTCCTGTGCATGTACCGCGCGGCGATGATCCGCCGGGAGGCAGTCTACACGCGCCACAATCCTGCGGCCCACGTATCGGTGCGGACCTGGGACCGGCTGCTGCTGCCGCTCGCCGGCGACGAGGGGTTGGTCCAGCGCATCCTGGCCGGCAATGTCGCGGGCGACTGGCGTCCGGTGTTCGCCGCCGGCTGA
- a CDS encoding PQQ-dependent sugar dehydrogenase — MRASLFTVALALIALPAFAAEIHETSAGKVRVERVVGDLSRPWAVDFLPGAGMLITERDTGVLWRVDRDGNGRNEVAGVPEVSPEGQGGLLDLVVARDFADSREIFLSYAEPRPEGQATALAVARLSKDGERLENVRVIFRLDRASERGQHFGGRIIEAPDGTLFLTIGDRGRSDAAQDLQAHNGKVIRIGRDGSIPADNPFADGGGLPEIWSLGHRNPQGAALDAEGRLWINEHGARGGDEINRPEKGRNYGWPRISYGTHYSGAKIGVGTHAPGLEQPVYYWDPSIAPSGMAIYSGRLWPDWEGDIFVGSLKFDFISRLQRDGDGITGEERLFEGDYERIRDIAEGPDGAIWFLAEGEGALYRMSPAE, encoded by the coding sequence ATGCGAGCGAGCCTGTTTACCGTGGCCCTGGCGCTGATCGCGCTGCCGGCCTTCGCGGCGGAGATCCATGAGACCTCGGCCGGCAAGGTCAGGGTCGAACGGGTCGTCGGCGATCTCAGCCGGCCCTGGGCCGTGGACTTCCTTCCCGGGGCCGGCATGCTGATCACCGAGCGGGACACCGGGGTGCTCTGGCGCGTCGACCGCGATGGGAACGGCCGCAACGAAGTCGCAGGCGTGCCGGAGGTTTCGCCCGAAGGGCAGGGCGGTCTGCTCGATCTCGTGGTCGCGCGCGATTTTGCGGACAGCCGGGAGATATTCCTTTCCTACGCCGAACCGCGTCCCGAGGGCCAGGCGACGGCGCTGGCGGTGGCGCGGCTGTCGAAAGATGGCGAGCGGCTGGAGAATGTCCGGGTGATCTTCCGCCTCGACCGCGCCAGCGAACGGGGCCAGCATTTTGGCGGCCGCATCATCGAGGCTCCGGACGGCACACTGTTCCTGACGATCGGCGATCGCGGCCGCAGCGATGCGGCGCAGGATCTCCAGGCCCACAACGGCAAGGTCATCCGGATCGGGCGCGACGGTTCCATACCGGCTGACAATCCCTTCGCCGACGGCGGCGGCCTGCCCGAGATCTGGTCCCTGGGCCACCGCAATCCGCAGGGCGCGGCCCTGGATGCCGAGGGCCGCCTCTGGATCAACGAACACGGCGCCAGGGGCGGCGACGAGATCAACCGGCCGGAGAAGGGGCGCAACTACGGCTGGCCCCGGATCTCCTATGGCACCCACTATTCGGGCGCGAAGATCGGCGTCGGCACGCACGCGCCGGGCCTGGAACAGCCCGTCTATTACTGGGATCCGTCGATCGCGCCGTCGGGCATGGCCATCTATTCCGGCCGGCTCTGGCCCGATTGGGAGGGCGACATCTTCGTCGGCTCCCTGAAGTTCGATTTCATCAGCCGCCTGCAGCGCGACGGCGACGGGATCACGGGGGAGGAGCGGCTGTTCGAGGGCGACTACGAACGGATCCGCGACATCGCGGAGGGGCCCGACGGCGCGATCTGGTTCCTGGCGGAAGGCGAGGGCGCTCTTTACCGTATGTCGCCCGCCGAATAG
- the pyrF gene encoding orotidine-5'-phosphate decarboxylase has product MFDGSPSENPVLLAVDTDDAGQARGIVAELQDEVGGFKLGLEFFAAHGPQSVRETAPAGRRLFLDLKLHDIPNTVAGAVTSAASACRPDLLTVHAQGGAAMIRAARQAAEAFGAARPAIVAVTVLTSLDDADLEAMGVAGGATDQVVRLGRLAVAAGADGLVCSPKEIAPLREALGPDPMLVVPGIRMAGDALGDQKRIMTPRDAMAAGATYIVVGRSITAAEDRRAAARRVAAEAGAA; this is encoded by the coding sequence ATGTTTGATGGAAGCCCATCCGAGAATCCGGTCCTGCTGGCCGTCGACACCGACGATGCCGGGCAGGCGCGCGGCATCGTCGCCGAACTTCAGGACGAGGTCGGCGGCTTCAAGCTCGGGCTGGAGTTCTTCGCGGCACACGGCCCACAGAGCGTGCGCGAGACCGCGCCCGCCGGGCGGCGGCTGTTCCTGGACCTGAAGCTGCATGACATCCCGAACACTGTCGCCGGGGCGGTGACCTCCGCCGCCAGCGCCTGCCGGCCCGACCTGCTGACCGTCCACGCCCAGGGCGGGGCGGCGATGATCCGCGCCGCGCGGCAGGCTGCCGAAGCCTTCGGCGCGGCGCGCCCGGCCATTGTCGCCGTCACCGTTCTGACCAGCCTCGATGATGCGGACCTGGAAGCGATGGGCGTCGCCGGCGGCGCGACCGATCAGGTCGTGCGCCTGGGCCGGCTGGCCGTCGCGGCGGGGGCGGACGGCCTGGTCTGCAGTCCGAAGGAAATCGCTCCCCTGCGCGAAGCGCTCGGACCGGACCCGATGCTTGTCGTGCCGGGCATCCGCATGGCCGGCGACGCGCTCGGCGACCAGAAGCGGATCATGACGCCGCGCGACGCCATGGCCGCCGGCGCCACCTATATCGTGGTCGGCCGTTCCATCACCGCCGCCGAAGACCGCCGCGCCGCCGCGCGGCGGGTGGCGGCGGAGGCAGGCGCGGCATGA